From a single Parambassis ranga chromosome 2, fParRan2.1, whole genome shotgun sequence genomic region:
- the jarid2b gene encoding protein Jumonji isoform X2, giving the protein MSKERPKRNIIQKKYDDSDGIPWSEERVMRKVLYLSLKEFRTAQKRQLDGDGTTNSNGSLANRQLNGSGSKGSHKEDELRSQSSKYCEDSPAKKRPRLQAQRKFAQSQPNSPSTTPIKVADTGSLNNGLATVPSTSLSSLSSSSLSSSIQDLSRRKPKTEDFLTFLCLRGSSALPSNMAYFGSSQEEDDVEDDEEEEEEEVKNGGGIHSHGAGSSSQASVSSSCHSTPRKGKLPGRQPLNGHVFHSHSKAGTRESPRPKAGTHGRDAPAPPLPPPPPPPPPLLRERSERAEAREHARELQAMASSRGSANGLPPRRAAEELRKQVSKVNGLTRAGSAQAVSGAKKSRDFRLPSKTVKKYTATVSKGHVTYTKAKQKELGKKTKLSSSNKHNSAASAPSSANNHNQHSQPAASNGLGNSGKAAAPAHHSNAKTRKQVLLSNGLHNVAASARLNGRLNGQRHNTLAKENGPKQCQQVECPGREGLRNSKRRLEVVLNSVGSGVVEQKAKTTGTEAKKAKILPTPLETRSSSKKVANQEKATTQNTTHTTPVSNGHESETSPKQTQPVTPPQPSTPPPQQTPPPSTPASNVEPVNQRPKRASAGKLMLIRQAQQQQSRSHGRSSSSSSPSLGQNHSPNPSRASTTSDPQQTSVSSSSTSTTSSLLTSTNSPGQLKPAASRPADRDKDWEREKEMTRQKEREQEKDWDRQRSKPEGWPALGEVPVFRPAQREFHDPLIYLDAVREQAEVAGMCRVVPPSDWRPECKLSEEMRFVTQVQRVHMLGRRWGPNVQRLACIRKHLKSQGITMDEPPVIGGCEVDLSRFFQLINDMGGMQQVMDLKKWTKLADLLRIPKSAQDRLAKLQEAYLQYILSYDSLSAEERLRLLTEVLLEKKNLESRRGPLEGLSDSTAPSALSLPRYEPKNGLVGGIVGAATGNHRTNGVLHRLKELEAQVKAGRRRLFAQEKQGKEDRQHGEEQEEEDRGVLSDQHKCIYKGKSVSLTNFFRIARNTMTMCFNKEPGASEVEQEYWKIVEQRDRHVAVHCGKVDTSTHGSGFPTGKSEPFSKHGWNLTVLPNNSGSILRHLGAVPGVTIPWLNIGMVFSTSCWSRDQNRLPYIDYLHTGADCIWYSVPAEEKAKLDKVVHTLLQANGTPGLEMLEKNIMISPEVLCREGITVYRTVQRSGQFVVCFPGAFVSKVCCGYSVSETVHFATPHWMNLGYQAAKDLKCRCIAKPFSMEKLLYQIATAESKRDNGLLLTTISALLKDLRNIELHQRQELYKAGLLSTARYGTHDCSLGPGEGRKKPRGKWLALESSERRCQICQHLCYLSMVVQETDNVVFCLECALRYVEKHKSCRGLKMMYRYDEEQINTLVNQVCGRAMLKNGSGGGSGAVIVTGGGGGGGGGGGGDTCHGLSPAKASPAKRGPRKRATVEVSLARLSSSHIPKAAAVS; this is encoded by the exons ACCTCGGCTCCAGGCCCAAAGGAAGTTTGCCCAGTCGCAGCCCAACTCACCCAGCACTACACCCATCAAAGTGGCTGACACGGGCAGCCTGAACAATGGCCTGGCCACTGTGCCATCCACATCCCTCTCATCACTTTCCTCTTCATCGCTGTCCTCCTCCATTCAGGATCTGTCCAGGCGCAAGCCCAAGACAGAGGACTTCCTCACCTTCCTCTGCCTCAGAG GTTCATCTGCCTTGCCCAGTAACATGGCCTATTTCGGAAGCTCCCAGGAGGAGGATGACgtggaggatgatgaagaagaggaggaggaagaggtaaAAAATGGAGGTGGCATCCACTCCCATGGTGCGGGAAGCAGCAGCCAAGCCTCGGTCTCTTCCTCATGCCACTCAACACCACGCAAGGGCAAGCTCCCCGGCAGGCAGCCACTCAACGGGCATG TTTTTCACAGCCACAGTAAAGCAGGGACCAGGGAGAGTCCAAGACCCAAGGCAGGAACTCATGGCAGGGATGCGCCTGCCCCGCCGTTGCCGCCCCCTccgcctccacctccacccctcctgaGGGAGCGTAGCGAGCGGGCGGAGGCACGGGAGCACGCAAGGGAGCTGCAGGCCATGGCCAGCAGTCGAGGCTCAGCCAACGGGCTGCCACCAAGGAGAGCTGCCGAGGAGCTGCGCAAGCAG GTCTCTAAAGTGAATGGGCTGACGCGGGCAGGCTCGGCACAAGCTGTCAGTGGTGCCAAAAAGAGCCGTGACTTCCGACTGCCGTCCAAAACTGTGAAGAAGTACACAGCCACCGTGTCCAAGGGCCACGTCACCTACACCAAAGCCAAACAGAAAGAACTGGGCAAGAAAAccaaactcagcagcagcaacaaacacaacagcgcCGCCTCGGCACCATCGTCAGCGAACAATCACAATCAGCACAGCCAGCCAGCAGCCAGCAATGGGCTGGGCAACTCAGGAAAAGCAGCGGCACCAGCCCACCACAGCAATGCAAAAACCCGCAAACAGGTGCTACTATCCAATGGGCTACACAATGTGGCTGCCAGCGCCCGACTCAACGGCAGGCTAAATGGACAGCGGCACAACACCCTGGCCAAGGAGAATGGGCCGAAACAGTGCCAGCAGGTGGAGTGTCCCGGTCGAGAAGGGCTGCGCAACTCCAAACGGCGTCTAGAGGTTGTGCTCAACTCGGTGGGGTCGGGGGTTGTTGAGCAGAAAGCCAAAACAACTGGCACAGAGGCCAAGAAGGCCAAAATTCTACCCACACCTCTGGAGAcgcgcagcagcagcaagaaggTGGCCAATCAAGAGAAAGCTACCACACAAAACACCACCCATACCACTCCAGTTTCTAATGGACATGAATCAGAAACTTCTCCTAAACAAACTCAACCTGTTACCCCACCTCAACCTTCTACTCCCCCTCCTCAACAAACCCCGCCTCCTTCTACACCAGCATCCAATGTGGAGCCggtgaaccagcgacctaagcgTGCATCGGCTGGCAAGCTGATGTTAATACGacaagcacagcagcagcagagcaggtcTCATGGTCggagctcctcctcttcctcaccctcaTTAGGCCAGAATCACTCACCGAACCCCAGTCGTGCCAGCACTACCTCAGACCCCCAACaaacctctgtgtcctcctcctctactaGCACCACCTCGTCTCTTCTTACATCAACCAACAGCCCTGGACAGCTTAAACCAGCAGCATCGCGGCCCGCTGACCGTGACAAGGATTGGGAGCGTGAGAAAGAGATGACACGACAGAAGGAACGTGAGCAGGAGAAAGACTGGGATCGCCAGCGGAGCAAGCCAGAGGGCTGGCCAGCACTGGGTGAAGTCCCTGTCTTCCGGCCAGCTCAGAGGGAGTTCCATGACCCCCTGATATACTTGGATGCAGTGAGGGAACAGGCTGAGGTGGCTGGCATGTGTCGTGTGGTTCCTCCATCAGACTGGCGGCCAGAGTGCAAGCTGAGCGAGGAGATGCGTTTTGTTACACAGGTGCAGAGGGTCCACATGCTGGGCCGGCGCTGGGGCCCCAATGTGCAGCGGCTGGCTTGCATCCGCAAGCACCTCAAATCTCAGGGCATTACCATGGATGAGCCACCTGTCATTG GTGGCTGTGAAGTGGACCTGTCACGTTTTTTCCAGCTCATCAACGACATGGGCGGCATGCAGCAGGTGATGGACCTGAAGAAGTGGACCAAGCTCGCCGACCTTCTGCGCATCCCTAAGTCCGCGCAGGACCGGCTGGCCAAGCTGCAGGAGGCTTACCTCCAGTACATCCTCTCTTATGACTCGCTCAGTGCTGAGGAGCGCCTCCGACTGCTGACCGAGGTGCTGCTGGAGAAAAAGAACCTGGAATCACGGCGAGGCCCCCTGGAGGGTCTCTCAGATTCTACAGCACCTAGCGCGCTCTCGCTGCCACGCTATGAGCCCAAAAATGGGCTAGTTGGTGGGATAGTGGGAGCGGCAACAGGAAACCACCGCACCAATGGAGTGCTTCACCgtctgaaggagctggaggctCAGGTCAAAGCGGGCCGGCGCAGGCTCTTCGCTCAGGAAAAACAAGGCAAAGAGGACAGGCAGCAtggggaggagcaggaggaggaggacaggggcGTTCTCAGTGACCAGCACAAATGTATTTACAAG GGGAAATCGGTGTCCCTGACCAACTTCTTCAGGATAGCCCGGAACACAATGACAATGTGCTTTAACAAGGAACCAGGAGCTTCTGAGGTTGAG CAAGAGTACTGGAAGATTgtggagcagagagacagacatgtggcagtgcattgtgggaaggTGGACACCAGTACACATGGCAGTGGTTTCCCCACAGGAAAGTCAGAGCCATTTTCAAA ACATGGTTGGAACCTTACTGTCCTCCCGAATAACTCTGGATCCATACTGAGACATCTGGGTGCTGTGCCTG gggTGACTATTCCCTGGCTAAACATTGGCATGGTCTTTTCTACCTCATGCTGGTCTCGAGACCAAAATCGCCTTCCATATATTGATTACTTACACACTGGTGCTGATTGCATTTG GTATTCTGTCCCTGCTGAGGAGAAGGCTAAGCTGGACAAGGTGGTCCATACACTGCTTCAGGCCAATGGTACCCCAGGACTAGAAATGTTGGAGAAGAACATCATG ATCTCTCCAGAGGTGCTGTGCCGTGAAGGCATCACGGTTTACCGTACAGTCCAGCGGAGTGGCCAGTTTGTGGTCTGCTTCCCCGGTGCCTTTGTCTCTAAAGTGTGCTGTGGCTACAGCGTGTCAGAGACGGTGCACTTTGCCACTCCACACTGGATGAACCTGGGTTACCAGGCCGCAAAG GACCTGAAGTGTCGTTGTATAGCCAAACCCTTCTCCATGGAGAAGCTACTGTATCAGATCGCCACCGCCGAGTCCAAGAGGGACAATGGCCTTCTCCTCACCACCATCTCCGCCCTACTTAAAGACCTCAG GAACATAGAGTTGCACCAACGTCAGGAACTTTACAAGGCAGGTTTGCTCTCCACTGCCCGCTATGGCACACATGATTGCAGCCTGGGACCCGGTGAGGGACGCAAGAAGCCTCGCGGCAAGTGGCTGGCACTGGAGTCCTCAGAGAGACGCTGCCAGATCTGTCAGCATCTCTGCTATCTGTCCATG gtggTTCAGGAGACTGACAATGTGGTCTTCTGTCTGGAGTGTGCCCTGCGTTATGTGGAGAAGCACAAGTCCTGCAGAGGCCTTAAAATGATGTACCGATATGATGAG GAGCAAATCAACACTTTGGTGAACCAGGTGTGCGGTCGAGCCATGTTAAAGAATGGAAGTGGCGGCGGCAGTGGAGCAGTTATCGTtactggaggaggaggcggtggaggaggaggaggaggtggggacaCCTGCCATGGCTTAAGCCCTGCCAAAGCGTCGCCAGCCAAGCGAGGCCCCCGGAAACGTGCCACTGTGGAAGTGTCCCTGGCACGTCTGTCCTCCAGCCACATACCCAAGGCCGCGGCTGTGTCCTGA
- the jarid2b gene encoding protein Jumonji isoform X1 → MSKERPKRNIIQKKYDDSDGIPWSEERVMRKVLYLSLKEFRTAQKRQLDGDGTTNSNGSLANRQLNGSGSKGSHKEDELRSQSSKYCEDSPAKKRPRLQAQRKFAQSQPNSPSTTPIKVADTGSLNNGLATVPSTSLSSLSSSSLSSSIQDLSRRKPKTEDFLTFLCLRGSSALPSNMAYFGSSQEEDDVEDDEEEEEEEVKNGGGIHSHGAGSSSQASVSSSCHSTPRKGKLPGRQPLNGHVFHSHSKAGTRESPRPKAGTHGRDAPAPPLPPPPPPPPPLLRERSERAEAREHARELQAMASSRGSANGLPPRRAAEELRKQVSKVNGLTRAGSAQAVSGAKKSRDFRLPSKTVKKYTATVSKGHVTYTKAKQKELGKKTKLSSSNKHNSAASAPSSANNHNQHSQPAASNGLGNSGKAAAPAHHSNAKTRKQVLLSNGLHNVAASARLNGRLNGQRHNTLAKENGPKQCQQVECPGREGLRNSKRRLEVVLNSVGSGVVEQKAKTTGTEAKKAKILPTPLETRSSSKKVANQEKATTQNTTHTTPVSNGHESETSPKQTQPVTPPQPSTPPPQQTPPPSTPASNVEPVNQRPKRASAGKLMLIRQAQQQQSRSHGRSSSSSSPSLGQNHSPNPSRASTTSDPQQTSVSSSSTSTTSSLLTSTNSPGQLKPAASRPADRDKDWEREKEMTRQKEREQEKDWDRQRSKPEGWPALGEVPVFRPAQREFHDPLIYLDAVREQAEVAGMCRVVPPSDWRPECKLSEEMRFVTQVQRVHMLGRRWGPNVQRLACIRKHLKSQGITMDEPPVIGGCEVDLSRFFQLINDMGGMQQVMDLKKWTKLADLLRIPKSAQDRLAKLQEAYLQYILSYDSLSAEERLRLLTEVLLEKKNLESRRGPLEGLSDSTAPSALSLPRYEPKNGLVGGIVGAATGNHRTNGVLHRLKELEAQVKAGRRRLFAQEKQGKEDRQHGEEQEEEDRGVLSDQHKCIYKVRMKKTFAVYATHLKHTDKRHGKSVSLTNFFRIARNTMTMCFNKEPGASEVEQEYWKIVEQRDRHVAVHCGKVDTSTHGSGFPTGKSEPFSKHGWNLTVLPNNSGSILRHLGAVPGVTIPWLNIGMVFSTSCWSRDQNRLPYIDYLHTGADCIWYSVPAEEKAKLDKVVHTLLQANGTPGLEMLEKNIMISPEVLCREGITVYRTVQRSGQFVVCFPGAFVSKVCCGYSVSETVHFATPHWMNLGYQAAKDLKCRCIAKPFSMEKLLYQIATAESKRDNGLLLTTISALLKDLRNIELHQRQELYKAGLLSTARYGTHDCSLGPGEGRKKPRGKWLALESSERRCQICQHLCYLSMVVQETDNVVFCLECALRYVEKHKSCRGLKMMYRYDEEQINTLVNQVCGRAMLKNGSGGGSGAVIVTGGGGGGGGGGGGDTCHGLSPAKASPAKRGPRKRATVEVSLARLSSSHIPKAAAVS, encoded by the exons ACCTCGGCTCCAGGCCCAAAGGAAGTTTGCCCAGTCGCAGCCCAACTCACCCAGCACTACACCCATCAAAGTGGCTGACACGGGCAGCCTGAACAATGGCCTGGCCACTGTGCCATCCACATCCCTCTCATCACTTTCCTCTTCATCGCTGTCCTCCTCCATTCAGGATCTGTCCAGGCGCAAGCCCAAGACAGAGGACTTCCTCACCTTCCTCTGCCTCAGAG GTTCATCTGCCTTGCCCAGTAACATGGCCTATTTCGGAAGCTCCCAGGAGGAGGATGACgtggaggatgatgaagaagaggaggaggaagaggtaaAAAATGGAGGTGGCATCCACTCCCATGGTGCGGGAAGCAGCAGCCAAGCCTCGGTCTCTTCCTCATGCCACTCAACACCACGCAAGGGCAAGCTCCCCGGCAGGCAGCCACTCAACGGGCATG TTTTTCACAGCCACAGTAAAGCAGGGACCAGGGAGAGTCCAAGACCCAAGGCAGGAACTCATGGCAGGGATGCGCCTGCCCCGCCGTTGCCGCCCCCTccgcctccacctccacccctcctgaGGGAGCGTAGCGAGCGGGCGGAGGCACGGGAGCACGCAAGGGAGCTGCAGGCCATGGCCAGCAGTCGAGGCTCAGCCAACGGGCTGCCACCAAGGAGAGCTGCCGAGGAGCTGCGCAAGCAG GTCTCTAAAGTGAATGGGCTGACGCGGGCAGGCTCGGCACAAGCTGTCAGTGGTGCCAAAAAGAGCCGTGACTTCCGACTGCCGTCCAAAACTGTGAAGAAGTACACAGCCACCGTGTCCAAGGGCCACGTCACCTACACCAAAGCCAAACAGAAAGAACTGGGCAAGAAAAccaaactcagcagcagcaacaaacacaacagcgcCGCCTCGGCACCATCGTCAGCGAACAATCACAATCAGCACAGCCAGCCAGCAGCCAGCAATGGGCTGGGCAACTCAGGAAAAGCAGCGGCACCAGCCCACCACAGCAATGCAAAAACCCGCAAACAGGTGCTACTATCCAATGGGCTACACAATGTGGCTGCCAGCGCCCGACTCAACGGCAGGCTAAATGGACAGCGGCACAACACCCTGGCCAAGGAGAATGGGCCGAAACAGTGCCAGCAGGTGGAGTGTCCCGGTCGAGAAGGGCTGCGCAACTCCAAACGGCGTCTAGAGGTTGTGCTCAACTCGGTGGGGTCGGGGGTTGTTGAGCAGAAAGCCAAAACAACTGGCACAGAGGCCAAGAAGGCCAAAATTCTACCCACACCTCTGGAGAcgcgcagcagcagcaagaaggTGGCCAATCAAGAGAAAGCTACCACACAAAACACCACCCATACCACTCCAGTTTCTAATGGACATGAATCAGAAACTTCTCCTAAACAAACTCAACCTGTTACCCCACCTCAACCTTCTACTCCCCCTCCTCAACAAACCCCGCCTCCTTCTACACCAGCATCCAATGTGGAGCCggtgaaccagcgacctaagcgTGCATCGGCTGGCAAGCTGATGTTAATACGacaagcacagcagcagcagagcaggtcTCATGGTCggagctcctcctcttcctcaccctcaTTAGGCCAGAATCACTCACCGAACCCCAGTCGTGCCAGCACTACCTCAGACCCCCAACaaacctctgtgtcctcctcctctactaGCACCACCTCGTCTCTTCTTACATCAACCAACAGCCCTGGACAGCTTAAACCAGCAGCATCGCGGCCCGCTGACCGTGACAAGGATTGGGAGCGTGAGAAAGAGATGACACGACAGAAGGAACGTGAGCAGGAGAAAGACTGGGATCGCCAGCGGAGCAAGCCAGAGGGCTGGCCAGCACTGGGTGAAGTCCCTGTCTTCCGGCCAGCTCAGAGGGAGTTCCATGACCCCCTGATATACTTGGATGCAGTGAGGGAACAGGCTGAGGTGGCTGGCATGTGTCGTGTGGTTCCTCCATCAGACTGGCGGCCAGAGTGCAAGCTGAGCGAGGAGATGCGTTTTGTTACACAGGTGCAGAGGGTCCACATGCTGGGCCGGCGCTGGGGCCCCAATGTGCAGCGGCTGGCTTGCATCCGCAAGCACCTCAAATCTCAGGGCATTACCATGGATGAGCCACCTGTCATTG GTGGCTGTGAAGTGGACCTGTCACGTTTTTTCCAGCTCATCAACGACATGGGCGGCATGCAGCAGGTGATGGACCTGAAGAAGTGGACCAAGCTCGCCGACCTTCTGCGCATCCCTAAGTCCGCGCAGGACCGGCTGGCCAAGCTGCAGGAGGCTTACCTCCAGTACATCCTCTCTTATGACTCGCTCAGTGCTGAGGAGCGCCTCCGACTGCTGACCGAGGTGCTGCTGGAGAAAAAGAACCTGGAATCACGGCGAGGCCCCCTGGAGGGTCTCTCAGATTCTACAGCACCTAGCGCGCTCTCGCTGCCACGCTATGAGCCCAAAAATGGGCTAGTTGGTGGGATAGTGGGAGCGGCAACAGGAAACCACCGCACCAATGGAGTGCTTCACCgtctgaaggagctggaggctCAGGTCAAAGCGGGCCGGCGCAGGCTCTTCGCTCAGGAAAAACAAGGCAAAGAGGACAGGCAGCAtggggaggagcaggaggaggaggacaggggcGTTCTCAGTGACCAGCACAAATGTATTTACAAGGTGAGGATGAAGAAGACATTTGCTGTTTATGCCACACATTTGAAGCATACAGACAAGAGGCAC GGGAAATCGGTGTCCCTGACCAACTTCTTCAGGATAGCCCGGAACACAATGACAATGTGCTTTAACAAGGAACCAGGAGCTTCTGAGGTTGAG CAAGAGTACTGGAAGATTgtggagcagagagacagacatgtggcagtgcattgtgggaaggTGGACACCAGTACACATGGCAGTGGTTTCCCCACAGGAAAGTCAGAGCCATTTTCAAA ACATGGTTGGAACCTTACTGTCCTCCCGAATAACTCTGGATCCATACTGAGACATCTGGGTGCTGTGCCTG gggTGACTATTCCCTGGCTAAACATTGGCATGGTCTTTTCTACCTCATGCTGGTCTCGAGACCAAAATCGCCTTCCATATATTGATTACTTACACACTGGTGCTGATTGCATTTG GTATTCTGTCCCTGCTGAGGAGAAGGCTAAGCTGGACAAGGTGGTCCATACACTGCTTCAGGCCAATGGTACCCCAGGACTAGAAATGTTGGAGAAGAACATCATG ATCTCTCCAGAGGTGCTGTGCCGTGAAGGCATCACGGTTTACCGTACAGTCCAGCGGAGTGGCCAGTTTGTGGTCTGCTTCCCCGGTGCCTTTGTCTCTAAAGTGTGCTGTGGCTACAGCGTGTCAGAGACGGTGCACTTTGCCACTCCACACTGGATGAACCTGGGTTACCAGGCCGCAAAG GACCTGAAGTGTCGTTGTATAGCCAAACCCTTCTCCATGGAGAAGCTACTGTATCAGATCGCCACCGCCGAGTCCAAGAGGGACAATGGCCTTCTCCTCACCACCATCTCCGCCCTACTTAAAGACCTCAG GAACATAGAGTTGCACCAACGTCAGGAACTTTACAAGGCAGGTTTGCTCTCCACTGCCCGCTATGGCACACATGATTGCAGCCTGGGACCCGGTGAGGGACGCAAGAAGCCTCGCGGCAAGTGGCTGGCACTGGAGTCCTCAGAGAGACGCTGCCAGATCTGTCAGCATCTCTGCTATCTGTCCATG gtggTTCAGGAGACTGACAATGTGGTCTTCTGTCTGGAGTGTGCCCTGCGTTATGTGGAGAAGCACAAGTCCTGCAGAGGCCTTAAAATGATGTACCGATATGATGAG GAGCAAATCAACACTTTGGTGAACCAGGTGTGCGGTCGAGCCATGTTAAAGAATGGAAGTGGCGGCGGCAGTGGAGCAGTTATCGTtactggaggaggaggcggtggaggaggaggaggaggtggggacaCCTGCCATGGCTTAAGCCCTGCCAAAGCGTCGCCAGCCAAGCGAGGCCCCCGGAAACGTGCCACTGTGGAAGTGTCCCTGGCACGTCTGTCCTCCAGCCACATACCCAAGGCCGCGGCTGTGTCCTGA